The Pseudoliparis swirei isolate HS2019 ecotype Mariana Trench chromosome 1, NWPU_hadal_v1, whole genome shotgun sequence genome has a window encoding:
- the LOC130213335 gene encoding gastrula zinc finger protein XlCGF57.1-like isoform X1: protein MPAGDFLLGTDVLLGGSSYGRVAPPLRFRNTGVLGPDSCCLDAIREFWMERRSRGVRWLRGKDVVGGELDSSCHQRWDLGSGSVPAGGRSDPAVLHSDVQKVIVKEEQDFSLDQEDQDPPHIKEEQEDLWTNQEGAQLEGLEEAGTRFSFSPVKSDEEEAQSSHLHQRLTEHMEPEPDWNLSPDRHFQRSMSDNVSQGNERVTDDDDDDDWRETIEPPSGSNSLNNEDLSVCESRCRVGEKPFDCSECGKRFGTKAYLKVHVRTDTGEKPFSCSVCGKGFTRKVLLQLHIKSHTGEKPFSCSVCGKGFTQAGSLTRHMPLHTGEKRFSCSVCTRRFTWYTSLKTHRCVGYRSEENREEEPPAGSSTGSEDGEDCGGSEPDQSGPEPDAVAKTGDSSDTDDSDDEWKKTRESQSGPNSPDESVSDSRCGTCEKPFSCSHCGKRFGFKAHLKRHMRSHNGEKPFSCLFCRKSFAQSDSLQKHMRIHTGEKPYSCSLCGKAFSEIGNLKVHMRSHTGEKPFSCSLCKKSFTKSDSLQKHMRIHTGEKPFCCSVCGKSFSESGNLKRHLRLHTEKPSSAAEGR, encoded by the exons ATGCCGGCCGGCGACTTCCTGCTGGGGACCGACGTCCTGCTGGGCGGGAGCAGCTACGGCCGAGTGGCGCCGCCGCTCCGCTTCAGGAACACGGGGGTCCTCGGTCCGGACTCCTGCTGCCTGGACGCCATCCGGGAGTTCTGGATGGAGAGGCGGTCTCGGGGGGTCCGGTGGCTGCGGGGCAAAGATGTGGTGGGCGGTGAGTTGGACTCATCATGTCATCAGCGTTGGGACcttggttctggttctgttccAGCAGGCGGACGGAGCGACCCGGCAG TTCTACATTCAGATGTACAAAAAGTGAtcgttaaagaggaacaggacttcagtctggaccaggaggaccaagaCCCTCctcacattaaagaggaacaggaggacctctggaccaatcaggaggGAGCGCAGCTTGAaggcctggaggaggctggtaccAGGTTCTCATTCTCTCCTGTgaagagtgatgaagaggaagctcagtcctctcatcttcatcaaAGACTAACTGAACACatggaaccagaaccagactgGAACTTAAGTCCAGACAGACATTTCCAGCGATCAATGAGTGACAACGTTTCACAAGGTAACGAACGAgtaactgatgatgatgatgacgacgactgGAGGGAAACCATAGAACCTCCGTCAGGTTCAAACTCTCTGAACAATGAGGACTTGTCAGTCTGTGAGTCCAGATGTAGAGTTGGAGAGAAACCGTTCGACTGCtccgagtgtgggaaaagatttgggACCAAGGCGTATTTGAAGGTTCACGTGAGGACTGATACGGGGGAGAAACCCTTCAGCTGCTCGGTGTGCGGGAAAGGGTTCACGCGGAAGGTTCTGTTGCAGTTGCACATTAAATctcacacgggagagaaaccattcagctgCTCCGTCTGTGGGAAAGGTTTCACACAAGCAGGAAGTCTGACGCGACACATGCCGCTGCACACGGGGGAGAAGAGGTTCAGCTGCAGTGTTTGTACGAGAAGATTCACGTGGTACACGAGCCTCAAGACGCACCGATGTGTCGGCTATCGGTCCGAGGAGAACCGAGAGGAAGAACCTCCGGCCGGCAGCTCGACGGGAAGCGAGGATGGAGAGGACTGTGGAGGATCAGAACCGGACCAGTCGGGTCCAGAACCAGACGCTGTTGCcaagactggagactcttccgATACTGATGACAGTGATGACGAGtggaagaagaccagagaaTCTCAGTCAGGTCCAAACTCTCCGGATGAGTCTGTCAGCGATTCCAGATGTGGTACTTGTGAGAAACCATTTAGCTGCTCTCactgtgggaaaagatttggcTTCAAGGCAcacctgaagagacacatgaggtcTCACAACGGAGAGAAACCCTTCAGCTGCTTATTCTGCAGGAAGTCGTTTGCACAAAGTGATAGTCtccagaaacacatgaggatcCACACCGGAGAGAAACCCTACAGCTGCTCACTGTGCGGGAAAGCGTTCAGTGAAATTGGAAATCTGAAAGTACACATGAGATCGCACACGGGCGAGAAACCATTCAGCTGCTCACTGTGTAAGAAGTCTTTCACAAAGAGTGACAGTCTACAGAAGCACATGCGGATCCACACTGGGGAAAAACCGTTCTGTTGCTCCGTGTGCGGGAAGTCCTTCAGTGAGAGTGGAAATCTGAAGAGACACCTGCGACTGCACACCGAGAAACCGTCCAGCGCCGCTGAAGGAAGATGA
- the LOC130213335 gene encoding gastrula zinc finger protein XlCGF57.1-like isoform X2 yields MPAGDFLLGTDVLLGGSSYGRVAPPLRFRNTGVLGPDSCCLDAIREFWMERRSRGVRWLRGKDVVGVLHSDVQKVIVKEEQDFSLDQEDQDPPHIKEEQEDLWTNQEGAQLEGLEEAGTRFSFSPVKSDEEEAQSSHLHQRLTEHMEPEPDWNLSPDRHFQRSMSDNVSQGNERVTDDDDDDDWRETIEPPSGSNSLNNEDLSVCESRCRVGEKPFDCSECGKRFGTKAYLKVHVRTDTGEKPFSCSVCGKGFTRKVLLQLHIKSHTGEKPFSCSVCGKGFTQAGSLTRHMPLHTGEKRFSCSVCTRRFTWYTSLKTHRCVGYRSEENREEEPPAGSSTGSEDGEDCGGSEPDQSGPEPDAVAKTGDSSDTDDSDDEWKKTRESQSGPNSPDESVSDSRCGTCEKPFSCSHCGKRFGFKAHLKRHMRSHNGEKPFSCLFCRKSFAQSDSLQKHMRIHTGEKPYSCSLCGKAFSEIGNLKVHMRSHTGEKPFSCSLCKKSFTKSDSLQKHMRIHTGEKPFCCSVCGKSFSESGNLKRHLRLHTEKPSSAAEGR; encoded by the exons ATGCCGGCCGGCGACTTCCTGCTGGGGACCGACGTCCTGCTGGGCGGGAGCAGCTACGGCCGAGTGGCGCCGCCGCTCCGCTTCAGGAACACGGGGGTCCTCGGTCCGGACTCCTGCTGCCTGGACGCCATCCGGGAGTTCTGGATGGAGAGGCGGTCTCGGGGGGTCCGGTGGCTGCGGGGCAAAGATGTGGTGGGCG TTCTACATTCAGATGTACAAAAAGTGAtcgttaaagaggaacaggacttcagtctggaccaggaggaccaagaCCCTCctcacattaaagaggaacaggaggacctctggaccaatcaggaggGAGCGCAGCTTGAaggcctggaggaggctggtaccAGGTTCTCATTCTCTCCTGTgaagagtgatgaagaggaagctcagtcctctcatcttcatcaaAGACTAACTGAACACatggaaccagaaccagactgGAACTTAAGTCCAGACAGACATTTCCAGCGATCAATGAGTGACAACGTTTCACAAGGTAACGAACGAgtaactgatgatgatgatgacgacgactgGAGGGAAACCATAGAACCTCCGTCAGGTTCAAACTCTCTGAACAATGAGGACTTGTCAGTCTGTGAGTCCAGATGTAGAGTTGGAGAGAAACCGTTCGACTGCtccgagtgtgggaaaagatttgggACCAAGGCGTATTTGAAGGTTCACGTGAGGACTGATACGGGGGAGAAACCCTTCAGCTGCTCGGTGTGCGGGAAAGGGTTCACGCGGAAGGTTCTGTTGCAGTTGCACATTAAATctcacacgggagagaaaccattcagctgCTCCGTCTGTGGGAAAGGTTTCACACAAGCAGGAAGTCTGACGCGACACATGCCGCTGCACACGGGGGAGAAGAGGTTCAGCTGCAGTGTTTGTACGAGAAGATTCACGTGGTACACGAGCCTCAAGACGCACCGATGTGTCGGCTATCGGTCCGAGGAGAACCGAGAGGAAGAACCTCCGGCCGGCAGCTCGACGGGAAGCGAGGATGGAGAGGACTGTGGAGGATCAGAACCGGACCAGTCGGGTCCAGAACCAGACGCTGTTGCcaagactggagactcttccgATACTGATGACAGTGATGACGAGtggaagaagaccagagaaTCTCAGTCAGGTCCAAACTCTCCGGATGAGTCTGTCAGCGATTCCAGATGTGGTACTTGTGAGAAACCATTTAGCTGCTCTCactgtgggaaaagatttggcTTCAAGGCAcacctgaagagacacatgaggtcTCACAACGGAGAGAAACCCTTCAGCTGCTTATTCTGCAGGAAGTCGTTTGCACAAAGTGATAGTCtccagaaacacatgaggatcCACACCGGAGAGAAACCCTACAGCTGCTCACTGTGCGGGAAAGCGTTCAGTGAAATTGGAAATCTGAAAGTACACATGAGATCGCACACGGGCGAGAAACCATTCAGCTGCTCACTGTGTAAGAAGTCTTTCACAAAGAGTGACAGTCTACAGAAGCACATGCGGATCCACACTGGGGAAAAACCGTTCTGTTGCTCCGTGTGCGGGAAGTCCTTCAGTGAGAGTGGAAATCTGAAGAGACACCTGCGACTGCACACCGAGAAACCGTCCAGCGCCGCTGAAGGAAGATGA